Within Xiphias gladius isolate SHS-SW01 ecotype Sanya breed wild chromosome 5, ASM1685928v1, whole genome shotgun sequence, the genomic segment GTGTTTCTCTGATCTGTCACAATGCCACTGTGGATGTTCATGTAAAATGCAACAACACACGAGGCCTACATGCTCGCTTAAAGCAGAAACATATTGATTATCGGTAAGGCTGGAAAGACCACAAGCCATTGATATAGAGACATACTACAGTACATATGCATGCTGATTTGTGTACTCTCACATATGGGGTGATCTTGTTAGCAAAGTTTCAACACCCAGAGATACATCTGCTGGGCATTGCAATTATCCTTGGCTTTCCCTAGCCAGAATATATGGTTTGGACATGCAGAGTCGGCCAGAGTCGGCATGCAAAAGACCTCATACTCCCTCAAAGCCGGGACACACATAGTACATCAGAGCCCTGCTCCCAATCTGCTCCAAAAAGCAACCCTTTCAACTCTCTACCCGATCCTTCATCAAAATTAACGTTGAAATGATGTAGTTTTATCAAAAGAGGCCCCAGCTAGAACGAATTCCATTGTCATCTCTGTCCTAAGGGTGGAATTGCAGATTTGAggatgagttttttttctactctctgTTGATTGACTGAAGATGTATTCGGAAAATGGTTTACACTGCAGGGAACACAGTCTTTGGCAGGCGGTTGAGGTTTTGAGCCTGAAGTTTTGAGAAGTCTGACATCTAATTTTATTCACAGGGAAATAACCTagcttttttaatgttattgatAGAAATGTATATGTAAGGACCTTATGAAGAACTGTATTTTGGGAGATCTGGCTGCCAACATAGCTGCTGTGAAAAGACATCCAATCATCTGTTTTTGGTTGGAGAGGGAAGTGAGGAGGCGTAGGGTCTGATCATACAGGAGACAAGTCTTTAAATAGATAATGACGGCGATCATTATGGTTTACGGtcattttcaacatattttatttattgatagaCAGCAGTGGCATCAAACAGAGTGAGTACTGATGTGGAAATCTGGTTTGGACGTTGGAAAAGAACAGGATGCTTGAGAGCAGCTGTATTGGCATTAGGAATGAGTAAACAATAAATCCAGGGCCACTGAACCAGCACTTCATGTTACCCCTTTTAACACTCAGCAAATATATTACCTTCAGTTACTATGCAGTGACACTACAGTCAAACAGGGACCCACTGTTACAAATGATTAAATGGGTATATCTGTAAATTTTATGTTCTCCCTTATCACTTGTATAGGCAAATGTCAAGCTGTAACAGCAAGGAAATTTTGTTTACAAACTCCATCAGATTTTTAGGATATACAGAAATTTAGAACTACACTACTGGCCAAATCAGTGCTAATTTCACATGCTTTTAAGGTTAAGTATATGGGAACCACTATCTGATAAGCCatgttttttaaagagtttGTAAGCGGCAACTAAAGGGCTTTATTAAGGACAATAAAATCATGTATCAATACTTAGTAGATGAGTAATAAGTAATTCAGCAGTAATAACATTTGGGTTTCCAGGTTGTGAAACATCCCATTGGCCACTTGTTATGTGTCGCTTGTCACCAAAGTTTCATACTTCAGTCATATGATGACACCTGACAAGTGGCCTATAGGGtatttcacaacctggcaacctaAATGTTGTTATTGGTAAATTTTATGAATGAAGACTGTGAGAGTTGAAAGCTCAGAAAGCTAGGAAGTAGATCTTTGATCTTAGATTGTTTTGTTACAGatcctttttacatttttttatcctCCCCTATCataactttgtcttttttctcttaacTACTAATACAGGGTGTTTTGCTTTGGTAtactattttttacatttcgTGTAATATTTGAATAGTcatgaattaaattaataaacGACAGACTTGCAGGATTATTGTAGTGgaacaatgtacagtactgtactaacatttacaaaataagtGCAGGCCTAATGTCGTATTATGAAGTCAGACTCTGTGGTACTGGCTTACTCACTTCCCTTTAAACTTTAGTAAGGTATGAATAAAGGGTTATGACTTTCTATCTTTGTAATAATCCATTGAGATAAATTACAGAGctaaaaaaacagactgagtTATGCTAGAGGGGGATATATACTCCACCCCATGGAATTTTTCATGACCTGGCAAcccaaatgtttttattaatggtttattactattactgtaaagcattaataaatgatttattgaacAATAGTAATGGCATTTGTTACtagttaaattgtttttataaagtaCAGGTGCTAATATGTGTACAAAAGAAGAACGTCTTTAAAAAATCCAAGTAATCCAAGTATCACAACAATATTCTCATGGGAACGCATGCCAGTAGATGACTGTACAGTATTCACATGTTTAAATGTTACGGACAAGGATGTTACAGGGGTTGGGCATCATGTCAATAATGTTTGTCTGATTTCCCCTCTCCCATCCACAGGGTGTTTATCTCCAATCTGCAGAAAGAAATTGAAAAGCAGACAGGATATCGCTCCTCTCGCAGGCGGAGGTCAGAGTCTCAGTATGACTACGAAGTTTACCACTCTTTGGAAGAGGTAGATGTGAAGCCTACCATCTGCCTACCTATCTCTCACCTCTGCTCCCTAAtctaatgcacacacaaagcaaacaaacaacctCTCTAAGGTGCTCTCAAAGTCCCGATTACCCCATTCCAAAGGTCTCTCTCCCACAGCCTCATGCTCTTGCACATACATACGCATTTCAGAGACTTCACAGCTGTAGAGTGTTTAATTTTCCAGGTCGATCATGCTCCTGGTTCATGAATTTGTCAGGGCCTACACAAATCTTTAGTACTCTTAGCTTTGATCCTCTCCTTCACTGtaaaacgcacacatacacacatgtatctCTGTGTGCCTATGCAGACACATCATGAAGGCAAAGACACAACCCTACACAAATGCTTTCACATGCACAGgagcatatacacatacattacaaAATACACTCACAAAAACAGTACAGTATTTTAGAAGGTTTTCACTCTTAAGCTttgaaatattataattattcctGAAAACTTTATAAAATTCCTTGAATGACATTCACTCTTCTACATTATTTTCTGTCCTTAAGATCCAGAGCTGGATGTTTGAAATGAACCGAACCCACCCCGACCTGGTTGACATGTTCTCCATTGGAAAGTCATACGAGGGAAGACCACTGTATGTGCTTCAGGTAGGAGAGAAGGCGGgagacacacatttaaaaaaacaaacacacaaagaaacacacaagtgcatgcacatgcatactcATGCCACACTGAAACTGACAGTTCTTGTCTCCTGTCAGCTAGGAAAGAGAAGTCGATCCCAGAAGAAAGCTGTGTGGATCGACTGTGGCGTTCATGCTAGAGAGTGGATCGGACCTGCCTTCTGCCAGTGGTTTGTCAAAGAGGTAGCCCTGTTTTTCTAGGCTACAAATTTGGAAATTACAACATTGTTTGAAGTTATGCATTGTTTACACCATTGCAAGTTTCTACAGTCTCCTAACAGCAACACATACCTTCCCAAATGTAGCCTGAATGATAGCCTGCAGCAAGCAGTCTGTGACGTTTAGTCCCTGGGGCcttcaacaaaatgtaaacatctgTTCACTTGTCATGTGCAGTTATGCAAATACTTAAGAATACCATTTATTGTTCAGATGTTGAACATGACCCAGATGTTTACACAAATTCCATTACACCCTCAAAGTTAGTACCCTCCAAAGTGAGGAAGGTACAGGACCAGAACCAGACATTAACTGCAATAATCTTTAATTGCTTATTTTATATTACTTAGATGCCAAATGAGTGGGATTTGCAACACACAATGACTGCTAAAAAGCTAAGGTAATTAAAGGAAACTATATGAATATCAATTTAAAGCACTGAGTCACATCCCTATTTAAGGAATTCTTGCAAGATGAACCTCAACTGTCAgatactaaaaatattttaatctctaGTAACCAAATGAACGGATGTAGAGGAGAAAATAACATGTGCCACTATAGCACATGCACATTCTAAAGCTACATTTGTCTAAGGTTTGCTGGACCATACGATTTACACAGCGATGATTTGTTGTAATCTGCAGTCATTCTGTTTGCAGACTCTTCCTTAAATGATTGATTAGTTATAACTTATCTTAGAGAGgcaaatgaaaatacatcacTAATTCACCCCAGGCCATTACATGGATTTACAAGTTCAGTGGGGAATTCTTCAAAGAAGGATAAAATAGGAATTggagggaagaagggaaagGCAGCAGGAAATCAGAAACagatttacataaaaatgaataaggGAAAACATCTGACTTGGGAAAACAGTCAAAGATATGCTAAACCTATCCCAAAAACATGCCCTGAAATATGAATTCACTGTGATGTAGTAACTTAGGttggccactagaggtcagaGGGCTATCTTTGCTCAATGCTTAAGCATATTAACCTTGGCCTGAGTCTGATTAAAGAGCAGGTATAAATTGTATTAGACGAGTACCCAATCTCCTCTCTCCAATCCTCATCTATACCAGTCTGAGTATTAAGCCACTATAGTCGTGCATTCAAAGAACAGAGATAGTGAACATGCATAAGCttacaaaatgataaaacaagGCATGCATAGTAATCACATGTAATTATGTTATTAGATAACAGTTTAGATCTATGTCATGAGTTAAAAAACAGTCTAGTATGCTGTATGATTATACTGTTTTATATTACAATTACAGGCCATCAACTCATACCAGTATGACTCTGTCATGAGACGACTGCTCAACCAGCTCAACTTTTACATCATGCCTGTCTTCAATGTGGATGGATATAATTTCAGCTGGACCACGGTACTGTAGGTCTTTCTACATACACAATACAGACTAAAACTTGCTGTTGATGACGTTAATTTTCAAACAGCATAAGTCAggatttttgattgttttcttggAGGGGAAGCTACTTTTTAGACATTTTCCGATAGTATTCTGATACTTTGCAGAATGCAGTGCTCAGTGGAGAAAcccctttattttattcaggTGCAATATTGTGAATAAAAACTGGTAACCCATCACCCCTACCCAaagattttgaatattttaaggCAGTATACTGCTATTTTTGTGTTCAAGTGGATCACAATTTATACTGTAATTGAAAAACCCAATAGAGAGAGATATTGAAATTTTTGTCATTATGCAGCACTTATCTCTATGagtatctacagtatgtatactTCAGTGAAAATACTGCCTGTGAAAAATGCCCCTCAACTACTGTCTCCATATCTACTGTTATCAACAGACTCACTAGAGCTGAATGAGGGACAGATGGATTATTTTGGAGATGGCAGATAACTGCATTTGTTTGATGAGTCTTACAGTAAGTGGACATACAATGACAGTGTCTCTTTTATGTTCCCTGTAGGATCGGTTCTGGAGGAAAACACGGTCCAAAAATCACAAGTTCCATTGTCGAGGAGTGGATGCTAACAGAAACTGGAAAGTGAAATGGTGTGGTGAGTTTGATAACcggacacacacataaacacacacgcacgcgcacacacacacacacacacacacacacacacacacacacacacacacacacacacacacacacacacacacacacacacactcacagcaacTTGGCAAGGCACTGCCTGTGGTCTGTTGCTGGTGTAGTCTTTTCAGTCTATTAATGGGTATAAGCTGTCGATAAAATATTTGTGTGGTGCCAAAAATCTATGTTtgatgtcattttgtgtctgatGAGTGGCTTGTGGGGGGTTCGGTTGAATCATCATCACTCCAGGAGGGCTCTaagaaaacagcaaagattTATGTGGTACAGACAGACATATAGAGATGTAACGTGAGTGGGGAAACAGAGAGATTGAAGGACCATGTGTTACACCCTCAAAGAAACATTAGCTCATATTATTTGGCTATGTAGGTGTCTAATTCAGAGCTTTTTCTCAAGAAAACCCACTGTCATTGAGAACACATACTTTGAAATCCTTGACAATATACACAGTATTGTACAATAGTTTTtatgattgaaaaaaaagtatgattCCAGGGCAGCACTATTCATTTAGTTTCACAGTAAGGAGATCCAGGGAAATAACAaccatacagtatttgtctgCTTGAGAATTTATACAAACTGATTTTGCTTCTCATAGAAATGTTGCTCTCATGGAAATAAGACATTATAGATTTAACAGTTACATGGACATGACCTCAGtttatacttaagtaaaagactACTGCTTATTAATACTGATGACTATTATTTGTACTCATTATAGACACGACTTATTTGGAGATGGTTTTCATATGAAAACGTCAGTGTAGTCTAGTGTGCAGAAGTGCACTGCAAAAAATTGGAGGTCAACAAATTGGGAATTaataaatctttcatttttttccttaaaacaaGTGAATAATCTTAAATCAAGATAAATTATCTGGACATCAGTGACTTTATTTTACCCTATTTCAGATGCTGCTTCTACAAAattcctgaaataaaaaatacattttttattgagtTGGGTATCTTTTTCAATGAGCTCTTTCTTCTCTGAGTGAATCCTTTCAGAACAAGTCAAGGTCTAGTTAACaggtttatgtttatttttgaatcacTCATTTACATCATTCAAGGACGCTTACACTGATGTTCACTGTTGTAAGCACAAAAAATGCTAATGTAGTATGTTTGAAGGAGAGACAGGGACAGTGTGCCTATCAGAGCCCCAAACATCACAGCATCCAGAAACATTCATTTCTGTTGGTAGGTCATGGCAGGGGGTTCAGTGTTTCTGTAAAGCATTTTAGAACCTTATTGTCTTTGGCTTCTGTTATTCTTGGCATTATAACGTGACCGTGGTGATTTCAATCTGTGTCTGCATACGTTTTTACCACAATATCTCTTTCTATGTCTTCACCATGCATGCATAGTCACTGTAGCTGGTTTTGGGTCCAGAATATGATGAATCCACATCACAGTGCCTAAcctctttcatttttgaagATCTGATAGAAATGTGAGCAAAAATTAGATTTGTAAATCCAGATCTGTTGCTTAATGCATCCTGGAATGGTTAGATGATAAGACTGCAGCCCCTGCTAACCTTTCCTTCCTCAGATGAAGGTGCCTCCTCTCATCCCTGTGATGACACCTACTGTGGTCCCTTCCCTGAATCGGAACCCGAAGTCAAGGCCGTCGCCAAGTTCCTGCGCAAGCACAAGAAGCGTGTCAAAGCATACATATCCATCCACGCCTATGCCCAAATGCTGCTTTACCCCTATTCCTACAAGTATGCCACCATCCCCAACTTCAACTGTGTGGTGAGACACCTGTTGCTTAATAATAAACCAATAATCTACTAATTTTTTTATCCATCTACTAAGCTCCTTTGTTATTTAACCCAATCAACCCGATATTAAATCCTACTGTGAATACATATAGACAATATCACTGATATGCTGTCCTTTTGCTTTCACTTTCCAGGAGTCAGCAGCTCACAATGCAGTGACTGCCCTGTACTCTGCCTATGGAGTGAAGTACAGATATGGACCTGCCTCCACAACTCTGTGTGAGTAGCGCTCCTTCTCTTTATGGTATCTTTCAAGTTTAGCAAATGAAACAGAACTTAGTGTCAGGTATTAATGTTCTAAGCTTTTCTAACTTTCTCACAGATGTTAGCTCGGGCAGCTCTATCGACTGGGCGTATAGGAATGGGATCCCTTATGCGTTTGCATTTGAGTTGAGAGACACAGGATACTTTGGCTTTCTCCTGCCTGAATCTCTGATCAACCCAACTTGCACTGAGACTATGAGGGCTGTGAAGGCCATTGCATCACGTCTGCTGAAGAAGTGTGAGACAGACGGGAACAGATTTTCACATATATGACCACACTGTAAGTCCCTGGAGCCTTACCCTCATAGCTACTTATGTCAACAAATCATATTCCTCTGAGATTTCATATCAATTTCCAGATATCATCATGTGAATAGCTGCAAAGGACCACCAAAAAATTGAGTTtaatttgtttgggttttttttgttttgttttggaggtTCTtcgccttgttttttttctgataagaTATGAACTGATGGTGATGCATTTTATgggccaaaaaccaaaaatccaATTAGCAACCAGCCTGTTTACATACAGTTAGATCACACATACAGTGTCAGAGAGCATTCTGTCAGACTAATGGCTATGATTTGGGTATCTACAGTAAGTTCTGCATGTGTATCTGGCCCAGGATTCTTTCTAGCATGTAATCCCATCTTTATCCACCAAGATTTACTGTTgcttagaagaaaaaaaacaaaaataaagcagattTAACAAAGCTTTTTTCCCTGAATGGCAGTCATGTTAGCACTTGTCATGATACAgcagcactttttaaaaacacatctaagATTTTAATGTCTTCCAAAAATgtgttatattaaaaaaaaaatttcataagCTTTAGTTTCTAATGAATACCATTGCACCATTTCTTATTCATTATGCTGGATGCATTTTTTATTACTCTATTTTGGATTAGTATTACCATGTGCCAGTTCAGATTCTTAAACTATGCTTTTAACATATTATGCCTTTATTACTGCAACATTGTTGGTGTACATAATATGCTATCACTTGATAATCTAGGGTTTGGTttaaattgagatttttttcattagacttgtttttttttcctttcatttggtTCAGACTAAAATTTGGAAAGTCTGGCCTTTCAGTTGAGTTGCTTAGCTTACTTCGTAATCACTCAGGTATGGATCAATGacagtgtcagaaatgtttACCTTTTACAGCTTATGTGCTATACATgagattttaataaatgtataatatcTGAGTTGAATAAATGTTGTTATATAACACAGTACATATTTATGTTGTCACATTTATGTcatctttatatacatttattttggtctGTTATTTACAAAATCATTAGAAATGAAGTATTTCTAACAGCCTTCTTGTAAAAATGCCCCCACTTGCATGTTGTCGACAAAGAAAGAAGTATAAAGTCAAATTTACAACCCTTATTTGTGCTGGCTAAATGTTTTGTACACATGTTCATGGGCATGTTTGATAGTAAAC encodes:
- the cpa6 gene encoding carboxypeptidase A6 isoform X1; translated protein: MALDHGSAFRASVLLACVIICSNVLCPVGAYLYNNRYAGDQVFRITPSNDEEVEVLKKILANMKVDFWQPNSVSLICHNATVDVHVKCNNTRGLHARLKQKHIDYRVFISNLQKEIEKQTGYRSSRRRRSESQYDYEVYHSLEEIQSWMFEMNRTHPDLVDMFSIGKSYEGRPLYVLQLGKRSRSQKKAVWIDCGVHAREWIGPAFCQWFVKEAINSYQYDSVMRRLLNQLNFYIMPVFNVDGYNFSWTTDRFWRKTRSKNHKFHCRGVDANRNWKVKWCDEGASSHPCDDTYCGPFPESEPEVKAVAKFLRKHKKRVKAYISIHAYAQMLLYPYSYKYATIPNFNCVESAAHNAVTALYSAYGVKYRYGPASTTLYVSSGSSIDWAYRNGIPYAFAFELRDTGYFGFLLPESLINPTCTETMRAVKAIASRLLKKCETDGNRFSHI
- the cpa6 gene encoding carboxypeptidase A6 isoform X2 yields the protein MRSNSREGSRGRLFCCWLMGQVGVDFWQPNSVSLICHNATVDVHVKCNNTRGLHARLKQKHIDYRVFISNLQKEIEKQTGYRSSRRRRSESQYDYEVYHSLEEIQSWMFEMNRTHPDLVDMFSIGKSYEGRPLYVLQLGKRSRSQKKAVWIDCGVHAREWIGPAFCQWFVKEAINSYQYDSVMRRLLNQLNFYIMPVFNVDGYNFSWTTDRFWRKTRSKNHKFHCRGVDANRNWKVKWCDEGASSHPCDDTYCGPFPESEPEVKAVAKFLRKHKKRVKAYISIHAYAQMLLYPYSYKYATIPNFNCVESAAHNAVTALYSAYGVKYRYGPASTTLYVSSGSSIDWAYRNGIPYAFAFELRDTGYFGFLLPESLINPTCTETMRAVKAIASRLLKKCETDGNRFSHI